Within Mercenaria mercenaria strain notata chromosome 15, MADL_Memer_1, whole genome shotgun sequence, the genomic segment AACATGTGAAAACATGTCCTACCTACTAATGACCATGCCTTTTGAATAAAATACTATGAACAAGGACCCATGTATGGtagctgatttgtgccattttgtTATTTCAACGTTATACGGGGCGACGTTTGGTGGGGCGGCATTCGGCGGGGTGTCGTTTGATGAGGCGACGTTCGacggggcgccataacgacgtttgttgTTGTGTATCTTCGACAGaatgaaataacgaaatggcacaaatcagtcACCATACCGCCGACCATAAAATCTGATAAAGCGCCACATATAAGGAAAGGGTGTGTAATTATTCTGAAACCGAACTTGTGGCCCACTATGTACATATTGAGAAAACAGAGAAAATACAGTACAGCTGATGTTGGCGGAAGCTCGAACAATTTCGTTAGAGATTCATTCAACAAGGTGGTTCCTTGAGTGGCTGTCTCCGCGTTCGTCATCCTAACTCGAGCCTttaacatattatctcgagcacTCGACTTTTTTATAACGGGCGCCAGACACATACTAGTAACATTAGAACGCGTGACATCTTACTCCCAAGAGTCTGACTTATTAAGGACGGAATATAGATCTAAAAGAATAGCATTTGTCTTTAGCATACCATCATAATTAAGTGAACATAATTTACAAATGTAATTTTTATTCATAAGTCAACTATCTTTATTCGTTTGATAGTCACATTTTATCACGATGGCGGCGGTCGACCTTATAGTTCGCGCACGTATGAATAAACACTTGCGCAAACTGAAACCgaaactatttctttaattgaaaGCCTCTTTTTATACAGATATATGTAGTCAAGGGCGTTgcacaatatgtttaaaaaaataaatgtgtaattaCGCACATGCTAACTGACGCTTGCCCATGAAataattaatacgtgcgcacACAATAGCATGAAAATCTATACGGGTATTACTTCTTGCGTGCGCACGTGTGCATTATTATCTCACAACCACCCTGGTTAACTATTTTGGCAGCAACCAAAACTTTCTGCTCACGTGACACAATCATTATTCATTGTATATTCCAATGCAAACGAAAGCTGAAAGCACGAAATTTTCAGCTCGTTTCGCTCGCATGTCTTCATGTAGTATTATTTACCGGGGGTGAATATAGTAAAAAAGTTATGTTTAACATCTCCTTGTAATATATTACGCAAAAGTATACTCCAGAAGTACCAGAAGTTCACGCTCACTTCTAACCAAAAGTTATGGATCTACTATTTCACCGAAAAGTGTAAAACAGATTCAGTAAAATACAGATATACGTTAGCTGATAAAAACGTGTGGAGAATGTTGTTTGTTATGGACGAAACTGAAACTTGGATCTCTCCAATATTGGTTCGGACCAATTAAAGAAcctgtttacaagtatttcacgTGAGGCAGTCACATGACTAGCTCTCCGGTAGATCGGATGTCCAACCCAGTTATTCGAACGTACTTGAAATAAGGCCTTTATCAACTTGGGTTTTCCTTCATCAACAGTTAAAGCAAAACAGTTGCTACTTGGCCCTACCATTCCGTgcttttaaaacccaaaatagaAGCCAGACATATTGGACGATTTTAGCCTGTGCTTAATATGTACTTTTTGTATTAAATGAGCCGCActataagaaaaccaacatagtgcgtttgcactACAAttaggttttctcatggggcggctcaaATGTAGTTTTCGGAAGGCAAAAATATGCGCTTTAAAGCTTTTTGGCATACTTGTTTAGGACAGTAGGCACAAAGAATTATATAGAATGGGGATTTGTTTTAGTGAGGAAGAAAATGAGGGACGGAGCGGCGGTagatcataattttattttgtcttcCATTTTCATGCAATGTCCTAGAATATAAGTCAAATTTCAGGGGCATGCTAAACCATCGTTGTACCATTGTATGTGTTCCGTGAACAAACCCGAACACTATTTATCAGACCCGGATATAACTGTTTCTGCTAAACACTCCTTCCGTTGACGATATTTAGCTTACATTTATGAAGTATGCTCATCTCAAAAGTTTCTtctaaatcaataaaaaagtgttttcaaatatttaacttttattttgatttttacaaatataaatgacgttaacttataaaataaaatacagattgagaatataaataacataatattatatcatttAAACATGTGAAAGTGtgagttgaatttttttttaaattgtattagaATTGTATTCATTTGCAGAGGCATGCCAGAATTCTTCGTGGCGGTGTAAACGAACGCCTGCTGTGAAGGACGAGTCTATTATCTACCATCACGACATCACCTTTTTGCCAAGTGAATCCTATAGCAAGAGACTCGAACACATCTTCAAGATTTTCCATGGAGCGTTCAGGCATCAACTTTCCATCTGGGTACGTAACCGCTTTCTTTCTGTCATTTCTCACATCTCCCCAGCCGAGATACGCAGCAATTATGGAGTTAAACCAAGTTTTCTGTCCTGTGCGGTTGTCTGTGCGGACCGCAGGAAGTGTTGCAGTGCGCGTGCGCAAACAGTTATCCGGAAGCCATTCGAAAGATGTTCCTTGTTCTGTACATTTTCTCTCAACCTCTTTCTTGTCAGTCGTCTGATAAGTTGACTGCCAACCCCGACCAATAGGAGATGTCGGGTCGTCACCGTCTGGCAAAACTCGATTATAAACCACGCCAGTTTCTTCTAGTTCTTCCACAAACAACTTATCTCTTTCAGACATGGCTTTATATACCTCGTTCGACAAAACGAGCGGTGTTTGGCCGCCCTCTGGCGGTGGAACATCGCAGTAGAAGAACAACGTGGATGGAAATGTCGGGACTTGTGCCATTTCGTGATGAAATGGTATGAGTTGGTCTGGCGGCGCTTCGTTTGCTGTAAAAACATTTCCAGTGATTACCCGTCTTGGTGCCGCACCA encodes:
- the LOC123552377 gene encoding uncharacterized protein LOC123552377, whose product is MKKMPEYMAKLPDDFAAKSITLPSPQQKVFNGREFPLILTPKETSSQSAEDTLMWIKENKRHIECLLLDYGAILFREFPIDSPEKFDSFVKSFEYEPLPYVGGAAPRRVITGNVFTANEAPPDQLIPFHHEMAQVPTFPSTLFFYCDVPPPEGGQTPLVLSNEVYKAMSERDKLFVEELEETGVVYNRVLPDGDDPTSPIGRGWQSTYQTTDKKEVERKCTEQGTSFEWLPDNCLRTRTATLPAVRTDNRTGQKTWFNSIIAAYLGWGDVRNDRKKAVTYPDGKLMPERSMENLEDVFESLAIGFTWQKGDVVMVDNRLVLHSRRSFTPPRRILACLCK